The proteins below come from a single Cytophagia bacterium CHB2 genomic window:
- a CDS encoding Fis family transcriptional regulator: MSKKNLGSNFDKFLEEEGLLAEAEAVAVKRVIAFQLAQIMKSHNISKATLAKRMQTSRAALDRLLDPQNGSVTLHTLERAAAVLGKRLKIQLI; this comes from the coding sequence ATGAGCAAAAAAAACCTCGGCAGCAATTTTGACAAGTTTCTTGAAGAAGAAGGCTTGCTCGCAGAAGCGGAAGCCGTAGCCGTAAAACGAGTCATTGCTTTTCAGCTCGCCCAAATCATGAAAAGTCACAACATTTCCAAAGCCACGCTGGCGAAGCGTATGCAAACCAGCCGCGCAGCGCTCGATCGTTTGCTCGATCCTCAAAATGGCTCTGTCACTTTGCATACTTTAGAACGTGCTGCCGCAGTATTGGGAAAACGGCTAAAAATTCAGCTTATTTGA